GATCCAGAGCGAGATGACACAGCGTACCTTGCGAGCAGCAGGGAGAGAGAGCCGCCGCGTTGGAGTAGCCGAGGGAGAGCAAGGAggcgctgccggcggcggcagcagcagcagggtggCTCCCCTTGTCCCTGCCCGGCGCCCTCCGCCACGCGGGCGCCgcggcccctcctccccctccaccGGGGAGCCCGAGGCAGAGCTGCAGCGTCCTCTCCTCGTCGTCCCGGCCCTCCCCCTGCCCCGGCTCGCCCATCCAGTTGTGCAGGGTCTTGCTGGCCTCCGCTGCCTCCCCcatctctcctccctcctcccttgaAGCTCCAAGCAAGAGGATGAAGCGCacgagacgacgacgacgcgcgcTGAAGGCGGCCCGGCCGGGGTCTCTTATACGCTGCAGCAGGGCcagggaggacgaggacgagatCAGGGGAGGAGGGGAACACAGGGTGAGTAATAAACTAGGAAGAAAACAAACAGCTCGTCTCGGCAACAAGAAAGTCAAAattgtattttaaaaaaaaagaaatgctgATGTGAAAACGGTGATGACCTCTGCTCCCTCGGCTCGCCTCCCTCGTGTTCTATGTCGGGGTGGACAGACAGCTCGCACGAAGAGGAAGCGAACAAATGAGCGGACGCAGCAGCTGCTCGCAGCCGCAGCTagagatggaggaggaggaggttgcCGTGCGGGAGTGGAAGTGGCCGGGCGGTCGCCTCTTGTGAGCGAGCCGGTGGACGGAGGGAGGGGGGGTCGGAGAGAGGAGGAGATCAGACGGGTGGTGGACAGGGGAGATTCCGCGGAGTGGGAGCGGGAATGGAGCACGGCAATACGCCAACGTGCTGGATTATATGGCATCTatagcagcagctgctgctgctggtggccgTCTAGCTACTACCCCATGGTACTCTATCATCATGCTGGTGGTGCTGGTGACAGAGGTTGTGTTTGGAACATGTTAGGATTCTAGCGcgcattttttgaaaaaagaatctcgaaTACATAGAGTataaaataaagtctatttgcaaaaaaaaatttagagaaTGAGGTAACTttttgtgatgaatctaatgacagtaattaattaataattggctatagtgatgctacagtaactattctttagttatgcagttaaagacctcattagattttttaGGGTTTGTAGCGCGGAGGTTTTTAAATTGGTTTTATAAagtgattttatttaatattgtaATTAGCGATCAAAAGTTTCCTAGCACTTAGCGCAGAGAACCAAAGAGGGCCAGAGGCTCTCTAAAAAGGTGGCAGGCGTTTAGTTAAACCCCCAGCATTAGCGAAGCGAAGACGGTTAGGAGGGTCGGTAGGGAGGCGATGGCGATGGGAGAGGAGAGTGATCAGTCAGCGATGGCGatgggagaggagaggaggagcgaGGTGACAGGAGACGACAGGGTGGGTGAGGGGGGGATAATTGGGCGTGCAGCCGGAGAAGATTTGCACGATCCCAACTTTTGGCCGGCCCGCCCTCCCCTCCCGTGCAGCCGCCGTGCTGTTTTTCAGACACGGTCCACGCTTCCTCCCTAGCTCTAGCTGAGTACTACTCCCAGCTAGTAGTAGTCTGTCTGTAGCATCATCTTTTTCTTCTGCCCATGTCCATGTCCTCCTGGCCCTCCCAGAGTCCCAGCCAGCAGCGCGTTGGGCTGCGAGCGAgcgaggccgtgtttggtttgtgTAGCGCATTGCTGTTGCTGTTCCCTGGGAGGACTGCTGCCGCCTTCTGCCTTCTCGTCAGGAACAGGGCGCTCTTGCAGTTGCGccaggccatgtttagttttcaaaaaaaaaattacaatatCTGTCGTATCGAATtttagaatatatatataatattaaatgtatttaaaaaataacttaTTATAGAGTTTAATTGTAAATGACGAGaaaaatcttttaagcctaattagcctataattaaacattaattaTCTAATAACAATAAAAATGCTACAATACTAAAATCCAAATAATTTCACAAACTAAACAAGCCCGAAAAGGTTTTCATTACAGCGACAGCGAGCGGGCAGAGGCAACAAAATATGCTGCGCTTTCCGCTGTCGCTGCTGCTCTGGTGGCCGCGCGCCGCGGAAACGGTTGGGTGCTCGGCTCAAGAAAGCTGCCCTTTTTTTCCCCCTCAGCTCAGCACAGCATTCGAGCTAGCAGCAGCATAGCATTGTTTGCATTTGCAGAGCTAATGATGGGTGGGTGGGTGTGTGTGAAGACACGCGATTTGGGAAGAAAGCGTTGATCTTCGTTGAATGGTGGCGAGCGAGGCTGGTCACTAGTCAGAGCTAGCTTTATCTTTCAACTATGATCGGGTTCTGATTCCTGATTCCTTAGGAAACGGTGGCTAATCACCAAATGTTCTAGTACGAGGTGCCAAACGACTTAGTCGACAAAAGCTCTCGGGGAACGGCTACTGCCAGCCCCTCTTTCCTAGTTTTTGCTAGCCAGCTTCTCCTAAAGATAATCCTGAACTAATAACACTTGTAAAGTGTAGCATGAGTCAAAGGTTGGACGTCGAGAGACAAGCAGGGCTCGGAAATGAAACCGCAGAGAAAAATCCAGTCGAGGTCGTGACTCGTGAGGTCTACGATTTCAGTGGACCAGAGCCCCAGGTCAGGTGAAGAAATATTGCAGAGATACGTTGTGTGTGTGCCGTGCCACAGCCACCGCAGCAGAAAAGAGTGCGCGTCTCTCTGAAGACTCTGAAGATGCTCTGCCGCCGGCCACGAATATCGACTGTGCATGCGCTGCTCTGGCCGGCAGAGGTAGAGCAGCAAAGCAGCGGCGTAGGCTACGACTCGCTCGACAGTATACGCACCCTCAGCTTTATAGGCTAtaattatattttatttaatacctctaattagtggtcaaataaaattgtaaaaaaattcGTGAAAACTTTCTCAcctctaaccaaacacggcgcAGCAGGTAGCAACTCaccacaaaaataaaataaaaaaaattatggtcAAAATGTACATGTAAGTTACAAgtggttttgattttttttctaaatatataacttttgattgtctagataaCTTAAGACGCAGAGTATATGACATGACATGTCATTCTATCAGGCCGTAGGTGTAAATTGAGCTGCTAATTAGTACTAGCTTGTTTGTTTTGTGGTTTCCACGGCAGTGCCCggtcggcgccgcgccgcctgtGTCAGCATCAACCCGAGGAAGCACGTCTGAAAAAGGCACACACGCCGAGCATCATGCATCTTGGCTTTCCGCATCTCCAACAGAAGCTATAAAAGCATCCGGATAGGTAAATTTTTACAAAACTTCAAAAACATGCATCCAACAGTCTCGctatcgcccccccccccctcggcaTCCGGTTCGGAAAAAGGAGGCCATCGCTCGGCTTCTTTCGCTCACGTGCTCGGCTCGCTATCGCCCCCGGGCCCTCGCGCTCCATCCCTCCTGCGCGTCCCTCCCTGGCCCCGGCGCTCCCCTCCCGCGCTTTCCTCCCGGCGAGCTCTGGTCGGACCGTCGGAGGCCGAGCTCCTAGCGGCGGAGGGGCGGTGGAAGGCGAGCTTCCtcccggcggcgggcgagctccCAGGGGCGACGGAGGGCGAGCTTCCtcccggcggcgggcgagctccCAGGTGCGGCGGAGGGAGAGCTTCCTCCAGGCGGCGGGTGAGCTCCTAGGGGCGGCGGGTGAGCTCCTAGGGGCAGCGGAGGGCGAGCTTCCTCCCGGTGGCGGGCGAGCTCCCAGTGGCGGCGGAGAGTGAGCTCCCAACGGCGGAGGGGCGGTGGAGGGCGAGctccctgcggcggcggagggcgagcttCGGGCGGGCGCGCAGGCCGCCGAGGCCAGCAAGCAAGAAGAAGGCCCCCGCCCCTGCCCGCGCACAGGCGCTACGACACCTACGGCAGCTGCAGGAAGAAGGTCGAatcggcggtggcggagttcgGACTCGCGGCGGTGGAGTTCGCGCCCGCCGGCGGTGGCTCATGCACGGCCGCATCCCCACCGTCCAAGAGAAGCGCGCGACCATGGCGGACCTCCTCGGCACGGGCCTGGGCagagcggggccggcggcgctaaGCGGAGCGGGGCTGGCGGAGCCGGGCAGCACGAGCGACGCTGGACTGGCGGTGCTCGGCAGAGCGGGTGGAGCTGGGTGGCGCGGGGTTGGCGGAGCGGGCAGAGCTGGACAGCAcggagccggcggcgcagggcgaaGCTGGGCGGTACAGGCGGCGCTGGTGGAGAGGGAGTTTGGGAAATTTGGCTACTCTGTTGGTTCTCCCACTCTTTGGAGAGCTAATGGTTAGATAAATGGTTAGTTAAAAGTGAATATAGAGAGTGTGATTTGGagaatctgttggagttgctctaaagcCGGCCGTTCCCTCGCCAAATGATTCGTCCATTAGGGCTTCTTTGTTTTTTTCAGTTTAAATAATAAGTCTTATCACATCACATGTTTACACATCAATAATTAGAAAtactaaatataaatttattgCAAAAACTAATTTTATAAGTAGTGAtttaatcacgagacgaatctatttaGTCCAATTAGTTAATAATTGGAtcactaattgctacagtagccaTTTACTAATCGTGCATTAGTTATACATAATGAATTCATCTAGAGCTTAAttgcaacttatgcaattagttttatgttAAGTTGGCATCTAAACATTTAAATTAATATTTGAATATTAATGTGACAATAATTTAGAAAACCAAACGAGACTTTACGTAGGTACGTAGCAATAAGCTCGGACGATCTCGTGTATCTGCTGAGTGCGCGCACGGCCGTTGGGTTCTCGGGTCGGACGGAGGAATCATTGCATCTGCCGCCGACCTGCGCCGCGCTCGCAACCACCTCACCTCACCTCACCTCACCTCACCAGTGACCACGCCCCTCGCATCGCATCGCATCTCCAGAGCTTGGAGGAGAtcttggccggccggccggggcggccggTGGCCTCGCTCGTCGCCGCCCGCTGCACTACTGGTCCCCGGCCTGCACTGCAACTttgggccgccgcgcgctggcCTGCCGATAACTTTGACACGGATGATACCCATGGACCCGCATGCATGATACCGACATCAGTGGAGAGCGGGGGTTCGTCCCTATCGCGTCTGGACCACCGCCGCTTGGATTATACATACTATAATCTCTACGGACCTTGTCGCACTTAGGCTCCATTTAGGCCACTTGGATTATGCTTTCTGAACTAAATTCTATCCCATACTGTTTGGATCTATGGACTAATAAACTTTAGCAGCACGACACATGTAAAAAAATTGAAACCTTAGATTATATTGTAttgtttctctctcttttttttgtgaaaGATTGTATTGTTATTGTGCCTACATGCATGTTGCGCATAGTGAAGGGTAGTTTGATCTTTATACGCGGTTTGCGGTTGGTTTAATCCAAATTAGACGCGTTTTGATGGCtaatggactaaactttagtaaAGGTGAAACTAAACTTTAGTATACATTTTAGTTCGCCTGTTTAGATATCTATCTAATGGACTAAAGTTTATTCCATGGGTCCAAACGAAATCTTGTTATATATTTTATACGGTGAGATAAAGTTGCTGTGGCAAGGAAAACATGCAAAACCAATGTGGTGACAGGGAAAACATGCATGGACGAAAGTTTGCGCTTTTTATTATCCTTCACATTTTCAGTACTTAAACTGTAACAGGTGTAGATTGTAATTTAATCTTCTGCCATGGATCAACCTGGATCGATCAGAGGTAATAATTAAGCACGCAGCATGGCATCAGtgtcttcctttctttttcccCCCTCACTAATTTCCTTATTATTATCTTTCTCTGTTCGATGATGTTTGGCCTGGTCGATGGAGTTGCAGTTGGTGGCGCGTGGGTCGAACTTTTGGGTGTGGTGTGGTCCAATATTCCCCAGCAGGGTGCGTAGCGCAGCGTAGCTGGGTGGTGTGGCGCCAACTTTTGGCCGtccatccatgatccatccCCTCCGCTCACATGATTGCGAATTCAGTCGCTGCTGGAGTACTATTCATTCCTCTGTACTTGCGCTCTCTGCGACGCTGCCTTTGTCGTCCCTCTCAGTTCTcgtgaacaaagaaaggaagCCATGCCGTCAGGGTTGGTGTGGTTGATGATCTGATCAGCAACCTGACGTAGCTAGGATTTTTACATAGGATATGCCAAATTAAATTATTTATATGTGAATAGGTAAAATCTATTTAGCAATTACAATCCAGATAGTTTAAAATAGCACATTAATAGGAGTGAAACACTATTTTTGAGGCCTATCAAGTCTACACTTTTTCTAATGGCCGTGAAAGTCTTGACTACGTCATCTTCATCCACATTCTAAAATGTCTCTCTCAATGAGCGTGACAGGGAGCAGGGAGAGGCGACGCTAGGCAGGGCGGGCGGGGCCCCGGCGGCGTGAGTCGTCCCAGGGGCGCTGGAGCCGTGGAGCGAGGACGGGTGACGGGGCAGGGACGAGGCGCGCCGCACGCCCAggggccgagcgccgccgccgccaccggccgctgGTGTCGCGCTTCGCGCTTGCCCTCGCGTGGCCTTGCGAGCAGGCAGGGGCAGCCACAGGGAGAGCGCACGCCGAGCGTTCGTTTCCTCCATCTTGCATGGAATAAGTCGCCACGTACGCGACTTCACTTTAGCTCTTGTAAAAAATTAAAATCTCTTGTCATGACGATCTTCAATTTTGCGTGGTATCGATGGATGCCGCGCGATGCAGGCTAGGGAAGCCGCTGTACGCGCGTACGCATGTACACGCGTCAAGTGCACGGTCGCTACCTACATGAGGCCGCCCGGGGTGTGCGTCCGCAGACGTACGCGAGCGCGTCAGAAAACATGGCCTATGTGCTAGTAGTTGTTAATTACTTGGTTGCTAagagtgtgtttagttggtgaattttttttggattttgataccgtagcacatttcgttgttatttgacaaataatgtccgatcatagattaattagacttaaaagattcatctcgtgctaatcagttagactatgtaattaattattttttcaactgcatttaatgctttatGCATATAtcaaaagattcgatgtgacggatactttagaaattttttgagaactaaacaggcctAATTAATCTGCATGCATGCTGCGTCTGGTTCAGACATTATttgttttatgtttttttttacttcCTCCGTGTTTTCTTGTCGGGGGTCGTTTTATTGGTATGGTCGTTTTATTGGTATAGTATCGCACTACCTCCCTTTATTGCAGTACAATACGAGGCGTTTGGATTATTGGCTAAAACAGGGGCGCTAAAGTTTAGCTCTAGAATGTTCTAATGGAGCTAAACATAGGCTAACGAGGGCTAATAGGTTCTAACAACCAGTTATCTATTATCAGTATAATTAGATCAACAATTAGCTCATATTTAGTCCTACTATTTGATATGTAAATAAATGGGCTAAAGTTTTAACAGTTGGATGCAAACACCCCCCTAAATCAAGAGACCTGCAGCATAGCACAGATGGTTCCCAGAAACTAACTCAAGACAAGCCGTTAGTAATAAGCGCGACATATGTGACGTACTACTAGTTAGCTCGATcgcataaattttttgaataaaatgagtggtcaaattttaaattaaaaaagttaaataatctataatttgaaactgAGAGAGTACTAGCTAGATAGCTCACCCTTTCAACATCTTTGGTTGCCGATTCCTATTACTACATGCCAGCATATTAGGCCAGTGCATCCCATTCCCATAAAACACAAACACCCATGAAACACAAACACAGGAACGCTTTTAAAAAATGACTCGAGACGGGAGACGTCAAGGACTCGGGATATTCCTATATTCTCTAACCTGCCCTGGGACTGGGAGCTTTCGGCAGAGTGCATTGTGGCAGGCCGCGTCAGGTCTGACTGGGCTCAAATCATCAGCTAGCCCGTGTAATTGATACAAATCTGGCAGGCCGAAACCCGGCCCTCCCGCTCATAGCAAGCCCAATCGTTcttgtttctttttattttctgttATGGAGGAGACAAGAGAGCGCTTTTAAACAACCGTTCTCGTTTCCACGATGCCcactctttattttttttttgaattaatcCACGATGCCCATTCTTCTTGACGACACATACAACTATGCTAGTTATACCGTAAACCCGGGCTCCTCGTTTATAGCAGCCTCTGTCGACGCCGAACAATTAAACGTTTGCGCGAGTGGACGGGGGTCAAAGCTCACAGGCAGCACAATCTCGTACTCAGCAATTCAGCATAAATTCATGTCAAATCATTGTCAAATACGAGGGAGAGCCTCAAATCAAATGTGACAGGAGACGACGAAACTGCTCAAAATTCTACATCTAGCGGTGGATGAAGCATTTTCGATTTTCGCAGCGGCAACGAGATGGGCGTACAAAAATTTCTGATGGTGAACAGGCGGGCACCCGGACTCAGGGCTGCTAGAGCACAGTGACATCTTGCTTATTTCTTCTTCGCGTCGCCGGCCTTTGTCTGCACAACCAATCCGACAAAGGTTTTAGTTAcaaccaacaaaaaaaattaagattAATGTGGGGATTTTTAGGAAACAGTCAAAATTCCTGTGAGAATACAATGGCATCCAAACAGCCCCCCAAGTATTAGTGGGCAGCAGTCTGATGGGAGGAAATTAACATACCTTCTTCACACCACGGATCTTCTTCGCCCtgttcttcctctccttcatcTGCTTGCGCGACTTCTCCACCTTGGTAGCGAGACCGTTCTGCGGAATCAGAACAGAACCACGTCGTCAAAAACAAAGCAAAGCCATAGCTGGATAGTTGTTTCAGACATTCCAGAGGCGGCAACGTCAGGGTTTGGTGCTCATTATAATTGGCAGTGTCAAACTTCGGTGATCACAAAATTGCAGGACAATTTTACTCAAGAACACCGTGGCCATCAATTGTTCATTCCATGCCAGGTTTCAACGTTCATGTGCATAATTGACAAAAACCATATGCTAGACAAATTAGGTCTTCCTAAGGGATGATAGTTACAATAGAGGCCAGAAAAATCATTTCTGAACTTGAAAATAGGGTGTAGACATGTTGCTATTCAGTAGAACGAGAACTAGCACAATAAGAAAGCTTATCTTCATCCCAGTAAGGAATAAGCACACATTCTACTTCCATACAGCTTAGCACATTTACTCCAACTGACACTCTCAAGACTTGCATAATACAAAATGGCAAACAGGGAAGGGAACAAACACGATGCATCATGAGACAAATTTTGAACCATGAGGTAACAATGCAATCATTCAGGAAACTGTATCACATCATAAGGCTACATGACGACTAAATATCTTAATGACCTGATCAATGTATCACAAGAAATGGCTAACCAATGACCTGATCTGAACCAGCAGCCAGCTAAAATGTGCAGCAACCATAATAAACCACACCCAGCGAACAACTAAAAGGGGCAAAATTTGAGCATTCACTGTGCGCAGGACTAAGAATTTAGAGCTGGCAAGTGAGTAAAAGGGTGGTGGGGGTGCAAGAGGCTCGTACCCTGATGAGCCTGTATTTGGGCTCGAACTTCTTGGCCGCCTCGACGTTGTCGTAGATGAGGCCGAACCCCGTGGACTTGCCGCCTCCGAAGTGGGTGCGGAACTTGAAGACGAAGATGCAGTTGGGGTCCCTGACCTCGTACAGCTTGGCGAGCTTGTCCTTGAGGTCCGCCTGCAACGCCAAACGGATCGCGCCGCGTCAGCCCCGACCAGATGAGACACCTCGGCGGACGGGTCCCGACGAGCACGAGGCAGCACTGACCTTGGAGACGTTGGCGCGGCCCGGGTGGAGGACCTCGAGCACGAACTGCTTCCGGGAGAGCAGGCGGTTGGTCATGAACTTGCGCGTGCGGAGCGTCACCGCGGGCGCCGCCTTTGTGTCCGCCATGCTTgatgctgcctgcctgcctgcctgcggcGCGCGGGGTCGGCTTCGCCGGAGCTAGCTCGCGCGGGCgcttggaggcggcggcggcggcggggaagagGGAGGGGATCGAATATATATCTGCTGAAACCCTAGGCCACTGCGGCTGACAAGTGGGAGACGAATGGCGCGTTTTGGTGGGCCGGATTGGATTCTACAGACTGATGGGCTTCAAATTATTAGTGAGCCTTTTTCGGCCGCCGCGGGAGGCACTCTGCCACTGGTTGTATAATTTCGGCCGccgggttttttttttgggggggggggggggggggggcgctatTCCTATATATGTTCCGGGAAAAACTTTTTTCAACACCTTCTACTTTGAGATGCGTGCACATAGGTAAGCTAACGGATTGGATGTGTATGGCAAACTAGCATGACGCGGCCTGGACGGAACAGCAGGTGCTGCCGTTAACCTTAAAAAAAAAGCAGGTGCTGCCGTGCGGAGGACCACCAACTGCTTAGGCCTCGGAGCAGAGCGGGCGGACGTGGACAGATGGGACATGAACTTTATTAGCTTACACGAATTTGTTTTCCAAATTGAATTTTGAACTTCTTTATCTCTCTAACGACTCATTTGTTTTCAATTCTGATTCAACCATCATCTTTATTAGGATTTTTCTAACAAATTGAGATCCGACATTGCaatatattttctatttttttatttcaacatTTTAGATATACCATTTCAACATTTCCAGATATACTATTTCAACATTACTACATAAAATGTTGAACAAGTTTCTCTAAAATGTTGAACAAGATCTAAAGTAATGTTGAAATGTTGAAATAATATATACTAGCTCAACATTTACTTATCTTTTCTTCTGGTGGAAAAGAAAAATTGAGGGTCGCTAGCTTTAATGTACAACCGGAGCAAGAAAACGAACAAATGAAAAAAGATGCTTCCTGCTGTACTGCGCTCGGCTGCTCCTTACTGCTGTGCTTGCATTGGCCCACCAGCATCAACTCTCAGCAGACCTAAACCTGCTggcagaaaaaaataaaaaaaacgaaaACTATGGCTGCTTAATGTTTGTGGGCCGTTTTGGACCTGCTAGTGTACACGATGGGCCTTAACTGGATTATAGATAGACAATCTAACCATCTTCCACAAGATGTATAGGAGGCCccggcgggggagggggcgtATTTCTATATGTCATTGGCGCACCGCTATGTCCGAGCTCAGAATGACCACGATAGCAAAAATATTTTGGTTCGCGCCATGCTCATCGGACAGCCCGAGTCGCTGCTCCGTTCCCCGCACCTCACCTCCTCGCTACATGCACGTCGTGTACAGGCTGGAACCTTCTCGTTCCCTGCCGTCCCTCGAGCTTCCCCGGGCTTCTTAAAAAATCTCCCTTCCCGAAACATCTTGCCGGGCCGATACACATACACGCCTCCACCGCTCGACCTTGCTGCTAGTCGATGGCAAATCAAAGGCAGCGGCTTCCGTGGTGCTGCCGGTGGCGCCGGCCGGGCGATTCTGgggctcccggcggcggcctctaTCGCGGTTATCGGGATCCTACTTCACAGTCAGGCCTCTACCCATCTTCCGCGGCGACCCAGGCGTGTGCCCCGACGCCCATCTCGCGCGCTTCGATCGCGTCTGCCGCGCCAACATCTTCACGGCCGTGacaccggcggccgccgcccgcatcTTCACGGTGTCGCTCGACGGCGACGCCACGTTGTGGTACGACCTCACAACCTCGATCGACGAGGGTTCGCCGCCCTCGCCATGGCACGCCGTCCGGGCTTCCTTCCTCGACTTCTTCCGCCTGCCGGACGCCGCCAAACCCGTGCGCGCGGACCTCGTGTCGCTGAGGCATGAGCCCAGCGAGGTCGTCAACCGGTACCACCTCCGCATTCAGAGGACCCTGCCGACATCCCCGACGACGCGTTCCTGAAGGCTGCCTTCAtcgacggccgcggcgccgagTTCTAGGACTGGTGGTGCCGCGGCGCCGAGCTTCCGCCGGCGCTTCGTCCTCCATTTTCGGAGCATTCGCGAGTGAGCCCACGCCGCGTTTCGGGTCGTCTCCGCCAGGTCTGGCCGCGCCCTAGTCATTGCTCCcgagttcctcttctccatcttGGGTCGTCTTCGCTAGGTTTGGCCGCTGGAACTGGAGCAGCCGTCCCGCGAGCTTAGAGGACCCAGTGCCTCCGTCCTAACACCGGCGAGCTGATTCACCGGCTCCTCATCACCGGCTCCTCAGCCCGCATAAGCAAGCGTCCACCAGCATCAGCCTCCCCTCACCGAGCTGCATCTGCCTGGCTGCTCCTCGTTGCCATCCCGTCGACGGACCACCGCTTCCCACGGAGCAGAACCAGaacagaccgccgccgcccccttctcCGGCCAAATCTGGCCACCATGGTGAGTCCCTGCCAGTGGTAAGCCATGAAATGGaaccccttccctctcctctttcATTTCCCCCACTTTCGCCTTTTTCCCTTGACCAAgccaggccgtgtttagatgttttgccaaaaaaaatttgcgatggaatcttgctaatttgaagtagacaatgaagtctatttacaaaactttttgtacagatgggttgtaaatcgcgagacgaatctaatgatgctaattaatccatgattaattaataattagcagattgttactgtagcatcactgttgcaaatcatggattgagtaggctcattagattcgtctcgcgatttacagcccatctatgaataagttttgtaaatagacttcatttagtactccatgcatgtgtcgaaacattcgatgtgatattttttttgcgtttacggggtttatggggtgggaactaaacagggcccagTACCACCGTCGGCCATGGCTAAGATCTTGAAGTTCTTGCTGTTAGCCTCAAGAAAAAGGAGGTAATTACATTCGTATTTGTTGTGTCTTGGCATATCTACAGATGACCCCCCTCCAAAGTTTAGTTTCCTGCAGTTCGGCCCAAGCCTACCCCTTCGCTAGTTCTTACACGTTCCTCTGCAGCATTAGAGATCACCTCTAACTAGGTGTCTAGGTTAGCTATAATTCAAAACATCTGTTCGGTTACTGAAACTAAAAGGATTGCAAAACACTTCTAATTTGTTTTTCTTATTTTGCATACTTCTTTCCAAATCCTTGTGCGAATGTCATGATGAATCTCATCTGAAGAATGCTTAGCTTCAAGCGATGATTCACGCATGTATTTGCATCAAAGACAATAATAGTAACCACAGGTACGTGTTTGATATCAACTTGTACTCATTTTTATATATTTCTGAGTTTCTAATTTCTTTTTATTCATTTTGAAACTGTTAATAAGCAGTCATCATGATACAAAATTTCGGAAACTGATGAATACAATCAATTCGAGCTCTGTACCTAATCCCCATGTAAGTTGAAATCCTGCATCAGCTGTCAATTAGTTCTAACTTGCATATTTCTTACTAACAGCATCA
This window of the Panicum virgatum strain AP13 chromosome 1K, P.virgatum_v5, whole genome shotgun sequence genome carries:
- the LOC120694876 gene encoding 40S ribosomal protein S24-1 yields the protein MADTKAAPAVTLRTRKFMTNRLLSRKQFVLEVLHPGRANVSKADLKDKLAKLYEVRDPNCIFVFKFRTHFGGGKSTGFGLIYDNVEAAKKFEPKYRLIRNGLATKVEKSRKQMKERKNRAKKIRGVKKTKAGDAKKK